One Paenibacillus sp. FSL W8-0186 genomic window carries:
- a CDS encoding ATP-binding cassette domain-containing protein, translated as MEITLNDVFYSYNAGTPLENEVLRGLNLKLDSNKITAVVGRTGSGKSTFVQHLNGLLYPTRGSIHVGDTIIRSGSKRKPVLFDKVGIVFQMPEHQLFEETVLKDVSFGPNQLGWPQDLIRAKALEALRLVGLDESFGDRSPFELSGGEKRRAAIAGVLVMEPSVLILDEPTVGLDTEGKKSLMELFLSWRKEKQRTLVIVTHDMDLLAEYAEDVIVFESGKVKLKTDPLTLFTYYRQEIEALGLKLPLALSLVEQLNAKLYTPIMVESVKKEAILAQLADHFLIASGKGGV; from the coding sequence ATGGAAATTACATTAAATGACGTATTTTACTCCTATAACGCTGGAACGCCGCTCGAGAACGAAGTGCTGCGCGGACTCAATTTGAAGCTGGACAGCAATAAAATTACCGCTGTAGTAGGAAGGACGGGCTCTGGCAAATCTACCTTCGTCCAACATCTTAATGGACTGCTGTACCCGACGCGGGGAAGCATTCACGTTGGCGACACCATCATCAGGAGCGGCAGCAAAAGGAAGCCCGTTCTCTTTGACAAAGTGGGCATCGTATTTCAAATGCCGGAGCACCAGTTGTTTGAGGAGACCGTTCTAAAGGATGTTTCCTTTGGTCCCAACCAGTTAGGCTGGCCGCAGGATCTGATCCGAGCCAAGGCGCTGGAGGCGCTTAGGCTGGTTGGTCTGGACGAATCTTTCGGAGATCGGTCGCCATTTGAGCTAAGCGGCGGGGAGAAGAGGAGAGCTGCAATTGCCGGAGTGCTGGTAATGGAGCCTTCCGTGCTTATTCTGGATGAGCCTACGGTAGGTTTGGATACCGAGGGCAAAAAGTCGCTTATGGAGCTGTTTCTCAGCTGGCGCAAGGAGAAGCAGCGCACGCTGGTCATTGTAACCCATGATATGGACCTATTGGCCGAGTACGCTGAAGACGTCATCGTTTTCGAGAGTGGTAAAGTCAAACTCAAAACAGATCCGCTTACCCTCTTTACGTATTATCGGCAGGAAATTGAGGCGTTAGGACTAAAGCTCCCGCTGGCGCTGTCCCTCGTCGAGCAATTAAACGCCAAGCTGTACACCCCTATAATGGTTGAGTCCGTGAAGAAGGAAGCGATTCTGGCGCAGCTCGCCGATCATTTCCTTATCGCCAGCGGAAAAGGAGGGGTCTGA
- a CDS encoding energy-coupling factor transporter ATPase encodes MIHFSGVSFQYPQQDCVLSDISFTISPGEYVIIAGTNGTGKSTAAKLINGLLLPTEGEVRYKEYRTSNERELGTIRQKIGIVFQNPENQIVASTVYEDVAFGLQNLCLSPEEIATKVKLVLERVGMLDNIHADVDSLSGGQKQRIAIAGILAVEPDVIIFDESTSMLDPEGKQQVLGLIRELNRKGITIISITHDMEELAEASRLIVLDHGCIRYDGPPGKLFEEDYLSIPGLAAPFAVNVRDALRSKGIPLPRNLFCMEDLVDGLWKLH; translated from the coding sequence ATGATTCATTTTTCGGGCGTCTCATTCCAGTATCCCCAGCAGGACTGCGTTCTCAGCGATATATCCTTTACGATTTCACCCGGTGAATATGTGATTATCGCAGGAACAAACGGCACTGGGAAATCCACGGCAGCCAAGCTGATCAACGGGCTGCTGCTGCCTACGGAGGGAGAGGTTCGATATAAGGAGTACCGGACCAGCAATGAACGGGAACTGGGAACGATACGACAAAAAATCGGGATTGTCTTCCAGAATCCCGAAAATCAGATCGTTGCTTCTACCGTGTATGAAGATGTTGCTTTTGGCCTGCAGAATCTCTGCTTGTCCCCGGAAGAGATTGCCACGAAAGTGAAGCTCGTATTGGAACGCGTAGGCATGCTGGATAACATCCATGCTGATGTCGATTCCTTATCGGGCGGTCAGAAACAGAGAATAGCGATTGCCGGAATTCTGGCTGTAGAGCCGGATGTAATTATATTCGACGAGTCGACTTCAATGCTTGATCCGGAAGGCAAACAGCAGGTGCTGGGCCTCATCAGGGAACTGAATCGGAAGGGGATCACAATCATTTCAATCACTCATGATATGGAGGAACTGGCCGAGGCATCTAGACTGATCGTTCTGGATCATGGATGTATCCGGTACGACGGTCCGCCGGGCAAGCTGTTCGAGGAGGACTATCTGTCGATTCCCGGCTTGGCGGCTCCTTTCGCTGTAAACGTAAGGGACGCTTTGCGAAGCAAAGGGATTCCGCTCCCGCGCAACCTATTTTGTATGGAAGATTTGGTGGATGGATTATGGAAATTACATTAA
- a CDS encoding biotin transporter BioY translates to MKIKDMMYVALFAAVMAVLGLLPPIPLPFIPVPITVQTLGVMLAGSILGARLGGLSLLIFAIIVLAGAPLLSGGRGGLSVLASPTGGYFLSWPIAAFLIGYMVQRMGARINLWKLILINVVGGILIIYAVGIPYMSFMTDVPLGKAIIGNITFIPGDLLKVVVSSLIAIRMLKVSSVMLRQANSRSHKA, encoded by the coding sequence ATGAAAATCAAAGATATGATGTATGTGGCTTTATTTGCTGCAGTCATGGCTGTTTTAGGTTTATTGCCTCCTATTCCGCTCCCGTTCATCCCCGTGCCGATTACAGTTCAAACGTTGGGAGTCATGTTGGCCGGAAGTATTTTAGGCGCTAGACTAGGAGGATTAAGTCTGCTTATCTTCGCAATCATCGTCCTCGCAGGAGCGCCTCTATTGTCCGGTGGAAGAGGAGGCTTGTCCGTCCTGGCCAGTCCAACCGGAGGTTACTTCTTAAGCTGGCCGATCGCTGCATTTTTGATTGGATACATGGTGCAGCGCATGGGTGCACGCATCAACCTCTGGAAATTGATATTGATCAATGTGGTTGGCGGAATCCTGATCATTTATGCCGTCGGCATCCCTTACATGTCCTTCATGACGGATGTACCGCTTGGGAAAGCCATTATTGGCAACATCACCTTCATCCCTGGCGATCTGCTGAAGGTCGTTGTCTCTTCACTAATTGCAATCAGAATGCTGAAGGTAAGTTCAGTTATGCTCCGCCAGGCGAACAGCCGCTCACACAAAGCTTAA
- the cysI gene encoding assimilatory sulfite reductase (NADPH) hemoprotein subunit yields MSDNNLMSPNSAPHSDVEDIKIRSNYLRGSLEETLQDPITGSIPEDDNRLMKFHGSYMQDDRDLRNERQKQKLEPAYQFMLRVRAAGGVVTPEQWLMMDSVSQKYANGTIRLTTRQSFQLHGVIKWNLKKTIQEVNEAMLSTLAACGDVNRNVMCNPNPYQSEIHSEVYHWASKVSDHLDPQTKAYHEIWLDGEKVIDSNDQAEQEPIYGRVYLPRKFKIGLAVPPSNDVDVFSQDLGFIAIIEDGQLKGFNVTVGGGMGMSHGDVKTYPQVSKVIGFCLPEQIIDVAEKTVTIQRDYGDRSVRKHARFKYTIDDRGIDWFVQELTTRLGWSLQEAKPFHFEHNGDRYGWVKGSNNKWHFTLFIQNGRIKDEADYKLMTGLREIAKVHTGDFRLTPNQNLIIANVSSQKKKKIEGLIQQYGLTDGLHYSALRRNSMACVAFPTCGLAMAESERYLPTLLDKIEPMLEESGLQEEDIVIRMTGCPNGCARPMLAEIAFIGKAPGKYNMYLGGGFSGNRLNKLYKENIGEAEILESLQPIITHYSKDRQEGEHFGDFVIRAGYVQEVTDGQNFHA; encoded by the coding sequence ATGTCAGACAACAATTTAATGTCGCCGAACAGCGCGCCGCATAGCGACGTTGAAGATATTAAGATAAGAAGTAATTATTTGCGCGGAAGCCTGGAAGAGACGCTCCAGGATCCGATAACCGGATCCATACCGGAGGATGATAACCGGCTGATGAAATTCCATGGCAGCTATATGCAGGACGATCGGGATTTGCGGAACGAGCGTCAGAAGCAGAAGCTGGAGCCGGCCTATCAATTCATGCTGCGGGTGCGTGCCGCAGGCGGCGTCGTAACGCCGGAGCAATGGCTCATGATGGACAGCGTATCGCAGAAGTACGCAAATGGAACGATCCGCTTGACGACGCGGCAATCGTTCCAGCTTCACGGGGTCATCAAGTGGAACTTGAAGAAGACAATCCAGGAAGTAAATGAAGCCATGCTGAGCACCTTGGCCGCTTGCGGTGATGTGAACCGTAACGTGATGTGCAACCCGAATCCGTACCAATCGGAAATCCATTCCGAGGTATATCATTGGGCCAGCAAAGTAAGCGACCACCTTGATCCGCAAACGAAGGCGTACCATGAGATTTGGCTGGACGGCGAGAAGGTCATCGATAGCAATGATCAAGCCGAGCAGGAGCCTATCTATGGACGCGTCTATTTGCCGCGGAAGTTCAAAATCGGCCTAGCCGTCCCGCCGTCGAATGATGTCGACGTTTTCTCGCAGGATTTGGGCTTCATTGCAATAATTGAGGACGGACAGCTAAAAGGCTTCAATGTTACGGTGGGCGGTGGTATGGGAATGTCCCACGGTGATGTGAAAACTTATCCGCAGGTATCCAAAGTAATCGGCTTCTGCTTGCCGGAGCAAATCATCGATGTGGCGGAGAAGACCGTCACGATACAGCGAGACTACGGAGACCGTTCCGTCCGGAAGCATGCGCGTTTCAAATATACGATTGATGACCGTGGTATCGATTGGTTCGTTCAGGAACTGACAACTCGCCTGGGATGGAGCCTGCAGGAGGCAAAGCCTTTTCACTTCGAGCATAACGGCGATCGTTACGGATGGGTGAAGGGCAGTAACAACAAATGGCATTTTACGCTATTTATTCAGAACGGAAGAATCAAGGATGAAGCGGATTACAAGCTGATGACGGGCCTGCGGGAAATCGCCAAGGTTCATACCGGGGATTTCCGGCTTACACCGAACCAGAACTTGATCATCGCAAACGTCAGCAGCCAGAAGAAGAAAAAAATCGAAGGCTTGATTCAGCAGTATGGACTTACCGACGGCCTGCATTATTCTGCGCTGCGTAGAAACTCCATGGCCTGCGTGGCGTTCCCGACCTGCGGCCTCGCTATGGCTGAGTCAGAGCGTTATTTGCCGACATTGCTCGACAAGATCGAACCAATGCTGGAGGAGTCCGGTCTGCAGGAGGAAGATATCGTCATTCGGATGACAGGCTGCCCGAACGGCTGTGCCAGACCGATGCTTGCTGAAATCGCCTTTATCGGCAAAGCGCCAGGCAAGTACAATATGTATCTTGGCGGAGGGTTCTCTGGGAACCGCTTGAATAAATTGTACAAAGAAAATATCGGCGAGGCTGAAATTCTGGAATCCTTACAGCCGATCATTACTCATTACTCCAAAGATCGCCAAGAAGGCGAGCATTTCGGCGATTTCGTCATTCGAGCCGGTTACGTTCAGGAAGTCACCGACGGCCAGAATTTCCACGCTTAA
- a CDS encoding assimilatory sulfite reductase (NADPH) flavoprotein subunit, translated as MELQVSNSPFSQEQAELLNRLLPTLNDHQRIWLSGYLIALQGAGAPTAAANLVQAVAAAEPAISKEVTVLYGSQTGNSHNLAGKLSKKLEEQSFQVTLASMSDFKPNTLKKIENLFIVVSTHGEGEPPDSAIAFYEFLHSKRAPKLEGLRYSVLALGDTSYEFFCQTGKDFDKRLEELGGERISPRVDCDVDFDESAAEWMGNVLEALGKLSASGASVSSTAPAAAVSGTESEYSRSNPFSAEVLENLNLNGRGSDRETRHIELSLEGSNLQYEPGDSLGIYPENHPQLVEELIAAMGWNGEETITVNKNGEQRTLRDALRRYYEITVLTKPLLEQAAQLSTSGELKQLFEAGREQELRAYLAERDLLDLVTDFSFAGVSASQFVSILRKIPARLYSIASSPKAYPDEVHLTVRTVRYEAHGRNRYGVCSVQLAERVEPGDTLPVFVQHNPSFKLPENPDTPIIMIGPGTGVAPFRAFLGEREETGAEGKSWLFYGDQHFSTDFLYQVEWQRWLKDGVLTRMDVAFSRDTDKKVYVQHRMLEKSKELYKWLQEGAVVYVCGDEKKMAHDVHAALAAILEQEGGLSPEEAAEYLTRMQQEKRYQRDVY; from the coding sequence TTGGAACTACAAGTGAGTAACAGCCCATTTAGTCAAGAGCAGGCGGAGCTGCTCAATCGCCTTCTTCCTACGCTAAACGATCATCAGCGTATTTGGCTAAGCGGATATTTGATCGCATTGCAAGGAGCCGGTGCGCCTACCGCTGCAGCTAATCTCGTTCAGGCAGTTGCGGCCGCAGAACCGGCCATTTCCAAGGAAGTGACTGTGCTCTATGGCTCGCAGACGGGGAACAGTCATAATCTGGCTGGAAAGCTGTCGAAGAAGCTGGAGGAACAGAGCTTCCAGGTCACTTTGGCGTCGATGAGCGATTTCAAGCCAAATACACTGAAGAAAATTGAGAACCTGTTTATTGTCGTAAGTACACATGGCGAGGGAGAACCGCCGGACAGCGCTATCGCCTTCTATGAATTCCTTCACAGCAAGCGGGCTCCGAAGCTCGAAGGACTGCGTTATTCCGTCCTTGCGCTTGGAGATACATCCTATGAATTCTTCTGCCAGACGGGGAAAGATTTCGATAAACGCCTGGAGGAGCTTGGCGGCGAACGGATATCTCCGCGTGTGGATTGCGATGTTGATTTCGATGAATCCGCCGCAGAATGGATGGGGAATGTCCTCGAAGCGCTCGGCAAGCTATCAGCATCCGGCGCTTCGGTCAGCAGCACAGCTCCTGCGGCCGCAGTCAGCGGCACGGAGTCCGAATATTCGAGAAGCAACCCGTTTTCCGCGGAAGTGCTGGAGAACCTGAATTTGAACGGCCGCGGCTCGGATCGGGAGACCCGCCATATCGAGCTATCGCTGGAAGGCTCGAACCTTCAGTATGAACCGGGAGACAGCCTGGGCATTTATCCGGAGAATCATCCGCAGCTGGTCGAGGAGCTGATCGCGGCTATGGGCTGGAACGGCGAGGAAACGATCACAGTAAATAAGAACGGAGAACAGCGGACCCTTCGGGATGCCCTGCGCCGCTATTATGAAATTACGGTATTGACTAAACCCCTGCTGGAGCAAGCTGCGCAGCTAAGCACAAGCGGAGAGCTGAAGCAACTGTTTGAAGCCGGGCGTGAACAGGAGCTTCGAGCCTATCTGGCTGAACGCGATCTGCTCGATCTGGTTACGGACTTCTCTTTTGCGGGAGTAAGCGCCAGCCAGTTCGTGTCGATTCTGCGGAAAATTCCTGCACGCCTGTACTCCATTGCCAGCAGTCCGAAAGCATATCCGGACGAGGTGCATCTCACCGTCCGCACCGTCCGTTATGAAGCGCATGGCCGCAACCGTTACGGGGTTTGTTCAGTTCAGCTTGCAGAGCGGGTAGAGCCGGGGGATACTTTGCCGGTATTCGTTCAGCATAACCCAAGCTTTAAGCTGCCGGAGAATCCTGATACTCCGATCATTATGATCGGGCCGGGAACGGGAGTTGCGCCTTTCCGGGCTTTTCTAGGCGAACGGGAAGAGACGGGGGCGGAAGGAAAGTCGTGGCTGTTCTATGGAGATCAGCATTTTTCAACGGACTTCCTGTATCAGGTGGAGTGGCAGCGCTGGCTTAAAGACGGCGTACTGACCCGAATGGATGTTGCGTTCTCCCGGGATACCGACAAGAAGGTCTACGTCCAGCACCGGATGCTCGAGAAGAGCAAAGAGCTCTACAAGTGGCTGCAGGAAGGCGCGGTGGTGTATGTATGCGGGGACGAGAAGAAGATGGCCCATGACGTGCATGCCGCCTTGGCTGCTATTCTTGAACAAGAGGGCGGTCTTAGCCCGGAGGAAGCTGCAGAGTATTTGACGCGGATGCAGCAGGAGAAACGTTATCAACGGGATGTATATTAA
- a CDS encoding MerR family transcriptional regulator has translation MEYTIQKLARLAGVSTRTLRYYDEIELLKPARINSSGYRIYGQAEVDLLQQILFYRELGISLEQIKAIITSPSFNSVLALKQHREQLLDRRRQLDVLIGNVDKTIAMHEGRISMTDKEKFEGFKQQLIDDNEQKFGREIREKYGNEKVDQSNLKFRGMTEEQYEKMTHLEEEFKRTLAEAFRTGDPASEIAQRAADLHKQWLCYSWNEYSAEAHAGLAQMYVDDERFTAYYDAEQSGTAQFLRDAILIYTGI, from the coding sequence ATGGAATATACCATACAGAAGCTGGCCCGGCTAGCCGGAGTCAGCACGAGAACGCTTCGCTACTATGACGAGATTGAACTTCTTAAGCCGGCAAGAATCAACTCGTCCGGTTATCGCATCTACGGCCAAGCAGAAGTAGATCTGCTGCAGCAAATTTTGTTCTACCGTGAGCTGGGCATTTCACTGGAGCAGATCAAAGCGATCATCACCTCGCCCAGTTTTAACAGCGTTTTGGCGCTTAAGCAGCACCGGGAACAGCTCCTTGACAGAAGAAGGCAATTGGATGTCCTGATTGGAAATGTGGATAAGACGATTGCTATGCATGAAGGGAGAATAAGCATGACGGATAAAGAGAAGTTTGAAGGGTTCAAACAGCAATTGATCGACGATAACGAGCAGAAATTCGGCAGGGAAATCCGTGAAAAATACGGGAATGAAAAGGTTGACCAGTCCAACTTGAAATTTCGCGGGATGACGGAGGAGCAATACGAAAAAATGACGCACTTAGAGGAAGAGTTCAAGCGGACGTTGGCCGAAGCATTTAGAACCGGCGATCCAGCTAGCGAAATTGCTCAGCGGGCGGCGGATCTGCACAAGCAGTGGCTGTGCTATTCTTGGAATGAATACAGCGCAGAAGCTCATGCCGGGCTGGCGCAGATGTACGTGGACGATGAGCGGTTCACCGCTTATTATGATGCAGAACAGTCCGGTACGGCACAGTTCCTTCGCGATGCAATTCTCATTTATACGGGAATTTGA
- a CDS encoding pectate lyase: MKKKVSFFLALSLVMTLFGALHASAASITVDSTIIVKAGTTFDGKGQTYVANPKTLGDGSQAENQKPIFRLEANATLTNVIIGAPGADGVHCYGNCNINNVTWADVGEDALTLKSSGTVNINGGGAYKAYDKVFQMNAAGTINIKNFKANDIGKLVRQNGGTTFKVVMNVDNCDISKVKDSILRTDSSTSTGKITNTRYSSVPTLFKGFASGNTSQSGNTQY; this comes from the coding sequence ATGAAGAAGAAAGTTAGTTTTTTTCTCGCCCTATCGTTAGTGATGACACTATTCGGTGCGCTCCATGCATCCGCAGCGTCCATTACGGTAGACTCTACAATTATCGTTAAGGCAGGAACGACGTTTGACGGTAAAGGCCAAACTTATGTTGCCAACCCGAAAACCTTAGGCGACGGCAGCCAGGCTGAGAATCAGAAGCCGATTTTCCGCCTGGAGGCGAACGCCACGCTGACGAACGTCATTATCGGGGCGCCGGGCGCTGATGGAGTTCACTGTTATGGAAACTGCAACATCAACAACGTAACATGGGCGGATGTAGGTGAAGATGCACTTACTCTCAAATCTTCTGGAACCGTTAACATTAATGGTGGAGGCGCTTACAAGGCGTACGACAAAGTATTTCAAATGAATGCGGCTGGAACGATCAACATTAAGAATTTCAAAGCGAACGATATCGGCAAGCTTGTGCGGCAAAATGGCGGTACCACTTTTAAAGTTGTGATGAACGTAGACAACTGCGACATTTCCAAGGTAAAAGATTCGATTCTGCGTACAGACAGCAGCACATCAACCGGGAAAATCACGAATACGAGATATTCTAGTGTTCCTACCTTATTTAAAGGCTTTGCATCCGGCAACACAAGCCAGTCCGGAAATACGCAATATTAA
- a CDS encoding methylated-DNA--[protein]-cysteine S-methyltransferase — MTVLTEAPLYWALLQMDHWSIHIAATTRGLCYVGSHDQPYAELSAWANRRFPGCGLREDEARMRPYAEELSRYLRGELECFNLPLDAPGTEFQRMVWKALAEIPYGCTESYTGIARKISKPSAVRAVGAAIGANPLLIVIPCHRVIGRNGALTGYRGGLDMKARLIELEQDHGKQAGAIYEVL, encoded by the coding sequence ATGACAGTGTTAACGGAAGCTCCATTATACTGGGCATTGCTGCAGATGGATCATTGGAGCATTCATATTGCCGCAACAACCCGGGGACTGTGCTATGTCGGTTCTCATGACCAGCCGTATGCGGAGCTGTCGGCTTGGGCAAACCGGAGATTCCCCGGCTGCGGCTTGAGGGAGGACGAAGCGAGAATGCGTCCCTATGCGGAGGAATTGAGTCGATATTTGCGGGGAGAGCTCGAATGCTTCAACCTTCCATTGGACGCTCCCGGGACTGAGTTTCAACGGATGGTCTGGAAAGCGCTCGCCGAAATCCCTTATGGCTGTACGGAATCCTATACAGGTATTGCCCGCAAAATCTCTAAACCGTCCGCTGTACGGGCTGTCGGGGCCGCGATTGGGGCAAATCCGTTATTGATCGTCATTCCATGCCACCGTGTCATAGGCAGAAATGGAGCCCTTACGGGGTATCGCGGCGGGCTGGACATGAAGGCGCGTTTAATCGAACTGGAACAGGACCATGGAAAACAGGCAGGAGCCATTTATGAGGTCCTTTGA
- a CDS encoding bifunctional transcriptional activator/DNA repair enzyme AdaA: protein MRKQGQQLTEELWQAIVGNNAIYDNQFIYAVQSTGIFCRPSCKSRPPKREHVRIFANAEEALSANFRPCKRCKPAHGRLPDAEWVEQIAGYMDAHYREKLTLDILAEMCHGSPYHLHRTFKRIKGVTPALYLQQRRLNTATKYLRTTDKAIAEIAETVGIGSTSYFITLFKKATGQTPSEYRECVRE from the coding sequence ATGAGAAAACAAGGCCAGCAGTTAACCGAAGAATTATGGCAAGCGATCGTAGGGAATAATGCGATTTACGACAACCAATTTATTTACGCTGTGCAATCGACGGGGATTTTCTGCCGGCCTTCCTGCAAATCCCGCCCGCCAAAGAGGGAGCATGTCCGAATATTTGCCAATGCGGAGGAGGCTTTATCCGCGAATTTTCGCCCCTGCAAAAGATGCAAGCCTGCTCATGGCCGGCTTCCAGACGCTGAATGGGTGGAGCAGATTGCGGGGTATATGGATGCCCACTACCGGGAGAAGCTCACCCTGGATATTTTGGCTGAAATGTGCCATGGCAGCCCATATCATCTGCATCGCACCTTTAAGCGAATTAAAGGGGTGACGCCAGCTCTGTATCTGCAGCAAAGGAGATTGAACACGGCGACAAAATATTTGCGCACAACCGACAAAGCGATAGCTGAAATTGCCGAGACTGTTGGTATCGGCAGCACTTCTTATTTTATCACCCTTTTTAAAAAAGCGACGGGACAGACCCCGTCAGAATACCGCGAATGCGTGCGTGAATAG
- a CDS encoding DNA-3-methyladenine glycosylase, translated as MDASTEMNLMIDVPEPFSFAQNLAYLLRSPNECLYQIRDGRVSRAITIKEHISIIEISAHGDSSLKVTIKGGTAPISPWLQSEVAKYVREWFDMDRELLPFYEMAREDRLLTQAVSSFYGLRVIGIPDLFEAVSWGILGQQISLGYAYTLKRRLVERFGKQVSVDREQYWLFPSAADIAGLTVEDLSGLRMTVKKCEYLIGAARQIAEGELTKDKLLNAGSLKAAEQMLVSIRGIGPWTANYVLMRCLRMPSAFPIDDVGLHNAIKHVTGSDRKPTKQEIRTLAAPWTNWEAYATFYLWRFLY; from the coding sequence TTGGATGCAAGCACAGAGATGAACCTGATGATAGACGTTCCCGAGCCATTTAGCTTTGCGCAAAATTTGGCTTACTTATTAAGATCGCCCAATGAATGCCTATATCAGATCCGGGACGGACGGGTCAGCAGGGCAATCACCATTAAGGAACACATATCGATCATAGAAATCAGTGCTCACGGGGACAGTTCACTAAAAGTAACTATTAAAGGCGGCACTGCGCCCATCAGTCCATGGCTGCAATCGGAAGTCGCGAAATACGTCAGAGAATGGTTCGACATGGATCGAGAGCTTCTTCCCTTTTATGAGATGGCCAGAGAGGATCGGCTTCTGACGCAAGCGGTCTCTTCTTTTTATGGATTGCGGGTGATCGGCATCCCCGATTTGTTCGAAGCGGTAAGCTGGGGAATTCTCGGACAGCAAATCAGTCTGGGTTATGCCTATACGTTGAAAAGACGGCTTGTTGAGCGTTTTGGCAAACAAGTAAGTGTTGATAGAGAGCAGTATTGGCTCTTCCCTTCCGCAGCCGACATCGCCGGGCTAACGGTCGAAGATTTAAGCGGGCTGCGAATGACCGTCAAAAAATGCGAGTACCTTATCGGTGCAGCCCGGCAAATTGCCGAAGGGGAATTGACGAAAGACAAGCTGTTGAATGCCGGCAGTTTGAAGGCGGCGGAGCAGATGCTTGTTTCCATTCGCGGCATCGGGCCATGGACAGCTAATTATGTGCTAATGCGCTGTCTGCGGATGCCTTCGGCCTTTCCGATCGATGATGTCGGACTGCATAACGCAATTAAGCATGTAACGGGCAGCGACCGCAAGCCGACAAAGCAGGAAATCCGCACACTGGCCGCGCCGTGGACCAATTGGGAGGCATATGCGACGTTCTACTTATGGAGATTCCTGTACTGA
- a CDS encoding Rrf2 family transcriptional regulator translates to MTISSRFAVAIHILTVLETNRGGVNTSEYISDSVNTNPVVIRRITGMLNKAGLVEARPGVAGSKLAKEADDITLLDIYQAVHAVDENGLFAVHDKTNDNCPVGRNIQSTIEPVFAEAQKAMESTLQKVTLLDIVRDLESKP, encoded by the coding sequence ATGACGATCAGTTCACGATTCGCCGTCGCTATTCATATATTGACCGTGCTGGAAACGAACCGGGGAGGCGTGAATACGTCCGAGTATATTTCGGACAGCGTGAACACCAACCCGGTGGTAATTCGGCGCATTACAGGGATGTTAAACAAAGCAGGCCTCGTAGAAGCAAGGCCGGGCGTTGCCGGCTCGAAGCTGGCAAAGGAAGCAGACGATATTACGCTGCTGGACATTTACCAGGCTGTCCATGCTGTGGATGAGAATGGCCTGTTTGCGGTTCATGACAAGACGAACGATAATTGTCCGGTAGGACGCAACATTCAGTCGACAATCGAACCTGTTTTTGCTGAAGCTCAGAAGGCGATGGAGAGCACCCTTCAGAAGGTTACATTGCTGGATATTGTGCGCGATTTGGAAAGTAAGCCATAA
- a CDS encoding TIGR00266 family protein: MNAHEIDFEIYGNEMQCVEIQLDQGESVVAEAGSFMMMDQDIRMETIFGDGSDNGGGLVGKLMGAGKRLLTGEGLFMTVFSNEGYNRQSVTFASPYPGKIIPLDLQMLGGRIICQKDSFLCAAKGVSVGIEFQRRLGTGFFGGEGFIMQKIEGDGLAFVHSGGLVLEKNLAPGEVLRLDTGCLVAMTAGVDYNIEFVKGVKSALFGGEGLFFATLRGPGKVWVQSLPFSRMADRVLSAARFSGRKDEGSILGGLGNLFEGR, translated from the coding sequence ATGAATGCACATGAAATCGATTTTGAAATTTATGGCAACGAAATGCAGTGCGTCGAAATTCAGCTGGATCAGGGGGAGAGCGTAGTCGCCGAAGCAGGAAGCTTCATGATGATGGATCAGGACATTCGGATGGAGACGATTTTTGGCGATGGCAGCGACAATGGCGGCGGGCTGGTCGGTAAGCTGATGGGAGCGGGCAAACGGCTTCTAACCGGGGAAGGCTTGTTCATGACCGTCTTTTCGAACGAGGGCTATAACAGACAAAGTGTCACCTTCGCATCTCCCTATCCGGGCAAAATTATTCCGCTCGATCTTCAGATGCTGGGCGGGAGAATTATTTGCCAAAAGGATTCCTTTCTCTGTGCTGCCAAGGGCGTATCGGTAGGTATTGAGTTTCAGCGCCGGCTCGGCACTGGCTTCTTCGGGGGCGAGGGCTTTATTATGCAGAAAATTGAAGGAGACGGGCTGGCGTTCGTCCACTCCGGCGGTCTCGTTCTGGAGAAAAACCTCGCGCCGGGCGAAGTGCTGCGCCTCGATACAGGCTGTCTGGTTGCGATGACGGCCGGAGTCGATTATAACATCGAGTTCGTGAAGGGAGTCAAGTCAGCCTTGTTTGGCGGGGAAGGGCTATTCTTTGCTACGCTGCGCGGACCGGGCAAAGTGTGGGTGCAGTCCTTGCCGTTCAGCCGTATGGCCGATCGCGTGCTCTCGGCGGCCCGCTTCTCGGGACGAAAGGATGAAGGCAGTATTTTAGGCGGTCTGGGCAATTTGTTTGAAGGAAGATAA